A genomic region of Pararge aegeria chromosome 11, ilParAegt1.1, whole genome shotgun sequence contains the following coding sequences:
- the LOC120627702 gene encoding exocyst complex component 3, with translation MSTMDEIEEESKAAAEKMVMNMMQRPGQLEKVEQYKKRITHKKASIEAQLKSAVQGKLDGVSVGLKQLQECLDDVQEIDLKMDELEELLRSVPPLVASLQAVREEDSRHSQYVTAMDSLKHIFTVPESVAKTNQWIGEGKLLHAHQCLSDLENSRDDLLYELHRLPNQSSHDKIMLKAYFEDVEMVSNLLEKQIKLILERTLNTVRKEPTVIVTALRIIEREEKRDQMALQQQDQSGFMPPGRPKNWRTKAFEVLERVTAQRVEGTRVDEREDNKLWLIRYLELTRQLILEDLMVVKTLCVPCFPPHYDIVNKYVNMYHTCLSTSLQDIVQTGLEGNEYVTLLSWILNTYPGAELMGNPKVNVDVSTLPPLLSDEMMQKLQDEYLQKMESNYMEWMEKTLESERAEWGGERSPEVEPHTNAFHTHAPVIIFQMIDQNLQVTETISKEITFKALLLSIDQVTRFGNMYREGVIQFKNAHFSDRSRVAYFTHHMITIVNNCEQMVRLAQQTQTRRWPAATPAKHHPPAERSFDRLLQTFQTLRDEAARFLLDEAFLDLEEHFDDLFTTKWMTSTIPVDTICVTLEDYFQDYNHLREKNFEYVINEAQNLVYKKYITAMLSKKITFKTVEEAQQAATKIVKEANQIRAFFRKIALHAEGVNVDWPFEVMGVLAEVLRCQDIEMLSLDLHGLLEKCPDVSEEQLVRLLALRGDVPRAHVRDTVAHVRASRQPSRAPPHPGAPQLFKTITFNDRLLSHFTL, from the exons GTAGAGCAATACAAGAAGAGAATTACCCATAAAAAGGCATCAATAGAAGCACAACTTAAGTCAGCTGTTCAAGGAAAACTGGATGGGGTCAGTGTTGGATTAAAACAATTACAGGAATGTCTGGATGATGTACAAGAAATTGATTTAAA GATGGATGAATTAGAGGAGCTGTTAAGAAGTGTTCCACCACTTGTAGCCTCACTGCAGGCTGTCAGAGAAGAGGACTCTCGTCATTCACAATATGTTACAGCGATGGACAGTTTAAAACACATATTTACAGTGCCTGAAAGTGTTGCCAAGACTAATCAATGGATTGGTGAAGGGAAACTGCTGCATGCACATCAG TGTCTTAGTGATTTGGAGAATTCAAGAGATGATTTACTGTATGAGCTACACAGACTACCTAATCAGTCATCTCATGATAAAATTATGCTTAAAGCATATTTTGAGGATGTTGAGATGGTTTCCAACCTGTTAGAGAAGCAGATCAAACTCATTTTAGAGAGAACTTTAAACACTGTACGAAAGGAGCCAACAGTTATTGTAACAGCTCTTAGAATAATTGAAAGGGAAGAGAAAAGAGATCAGATGGCACTTCAG CAACAAGACCAATCAGGGTTTATGCCACCCGGAAGACCTAAGAACTGGCGTACAAAAGCTTTCGAAGTATTAGAACGTGTCACCGCACAGCGAGTAGAGGGCACCAGAGTTGATGAACGCGAGGACAACAAGTTGTGGCTGATACGATATCTGGAATTAACAAGGCAACTGATTTTGGAAGACTTGATGGTGGTTAAGACTCTCTGCGTGCCGTGCTTCCCGCCTCATTACGACATCGTCAATAAATACGTGAATATGTATCACACTTGCCTGTCTACTAGT TTGCAAGACATTGTACAGACTGGGTTGGAAGGCAACGAGTATGTGACTTTGTTATCATGGATTCTGAACACATATCCCGGCGCTGAATTAATGGGCAACCCTAAGGTTAATGTGGATGTATCCACTCTGCCACCACTACTGAGTGACGAAATGATGCAAAAATTGCAGGATGAATATTTGCAG aaaatggaGTCAAACTACATGGAATGGATGGAAAAGACGCTAGAGTCGGAGCGCGCGGAGTGGGGGGGCGAGCGTTCGCCAGAAGTGGAACCGCACACTAACGCCTTCCACACGCACGCACCCGTCATTATCTTCCAGATGATCGACCAGAACTTGCAG GTGACAGAAACTATAAGCAAGGAAATCACATTCAAGGCCTTGTTGCTGAGTATTGACCAGGTTACACGTTTTGGGAACATGTATAGAGAAGGAGTCATACAATTTAAA AACGCTCATTTCTCGGATCGGTCGCGAGTGGCGTACTTCACGCACCACATGATCACGATCGTCAACAACTGCGAGCAGATGGTACGGCTAGCGCAGCAGACACAGACTCGTCGCTGGCCAGCCGCAACCCCCGCCAAGCATCACCCGCCCGCCGAGAGGAGCTTCGACCGCCTATTGCAGACTTTCCAG ACTTTAAGAGACGAAGCAGCAAGATTTCTCTTGGATGAGGCTTTCTTGGATTTGGAAGAACATTTTGATGACTTATTTACTACGAAATGGATGACTTCAACTATACCAGTCGACACGATTTGTGTTACACTCGAAGACTATTTCCAAGACTATAACCATTTAAGAGAAAAGAATTTCGAATATGTGATAAATGAGGCTCAGAATCTTgtctacaaaaaatatataactgcaATGCTGTCGAAGAAAATAACTTTCAAGACTGTCGAGGAAGCTCAGCAAGCGGCGACAAAAATTGTGAAGGAGGCTAATCAAATAAGAGCGTTCTTCAGGAAAATTGCGTTGCATGCTGAAGGTGTCAACGTAGATTGGCCGTTTGAGGTCATGGGTGTTTTAGCAGAG GTACTCCGGTGTCAAGACATCGAGATGCTTTCGTTGGATCTCCACGGCTTGCTGGAGAAGTGCCCTGATGTATCTGAGGAACAATTAGTGCGATTGTTGGCTCTGCGTGGGGACGTGCCCCGCGCGCACGTGCGTGACACCGTAGCGCACGTGCGTGCCTCGAGACAACCTTCCCGTGCGCCCCCACATCCCGGCGCGCCGCAATTATTCAAAACCATCACCTTTAATGACAGACTTCTATCACATTTCACCCTTTAG